From the genome of Pelosinus fermentans DSM 17108:
TTTCATTCCACATCCTCCAGTAAATGAATCATTATTTAAATACAGGCTTTAAAAAACTGCGTTCATAGCTCAAAATACAGCGAGTTGTTTCTGCAAAATCAAAAGCAATCTTGCATGCATCATCAGTTTTAATGATTTCTCTATATCGCTCATATTCAGCAAGACTTGAGAAGCTAAATAAAGCATAAGCAACATTGTTTGCTCCTTCATGAGGCAAAAAGTATCCATGATGAACACCACCTAGTTTATTTACAAGTGGTATCCACATCTTTCCGTATTCTTCAAACTCTGCGACTTTATAAGGATCAATAATATATCGCAAATAACAAGTAACCATTAATTAATCCCCCTTTTAAAATTTGAGAATGCCTGGGATTCATTATAAAACAGTATCAATAACAAAAGTTGTTGATGTTTCTATTATCCCATCAAAATTCCAAACACGATCTAGTATCTTTGTCGCATCTTCCGGTGATGAAATTCTCGTTTTTATTAGCACACACCATTCTCCTGCCAAACGGTGACACTCCTCTATGACTACTCCGTCCATGTCCATGCCAGCTATTTCATCCGCAATTTTGGCAAAATAGCTTCCGTTTATTTTTAGAAATAGTAAGCATCGAATACATGGTGTAACTTTTCGCCAATCAATTAATGCCTTATACCCAGTTATTATCCCCTCTTGTTCTAACTTTTCAACTCGTTTATGTATAGCTGGTCTAGACAAGTGTAATCTTTTAGCAATTTCTTCGTGACTTACTCTACCATTTTGTTCTAGCATTTTAATAATCTCGTTATCAATTTGATCCATAAGTATCCTCCTCGTATAATTGTATCATATTTCATCCCATTACAAACTATAAGTAATTATATGTAGTAAATATTCTACTAATAGTAATCAAATCCTTTAATACTCTATTTTCATTCCATTAAAAGTGGTAAAATCGTAATGAAATAATTAATCTTCATTACGATTCGTAAAAAACATTCAAGAATTATTACGCTTCTTAAACCAAAATCCAGGATTTCGCAAAAATGCTTGAAATCCTGGATTTTTTAGTAATTTTATACTCATACATGCGAATTGAGTTTTAATGACAACCTGCCTTTGACTGGTATCATCTAACATATTTAAGCCCATTACTTTAATTAATGCAGTTTAGTTTTATCGTTCAACCGTTAGAATTTTTACCCCCAAGAGCAAATAAATTCCCCCGCATACTTTGTTCATCATATGGGTCGCTCGACTTCTTTGCCGAAGGAAATTTGTCATACCAGATGAGAAAAAAACGAGTAGTAGGCACCAAAGAGTACCGGTTGTTACAAAAGTAACGCCAAGAAGTATAAAAGGTAAAATACCATAGCTATTCTCTAAGACAATAAACTGGGGAAGAAAAGACAGAAAAAACAGGGCAACCTTGGGATTAAGTACACTGGTTAAAAGCCCCTGTAAATATAAATCTTGATTCGACATGGCTTCTCCATTAGATGAAACGAGTGTACTATCTTTAGCAAGCAAAGTAGTAATACCTAAATAAGCAAGATAACAAGCACCGGCTATCTTGATAATGGTAAATATAAAATAAGATTGAGCTAAGATGACAGATAATCCCAATGCTGCAAGCAGGGTATGAACTAAACCTCCTGTACTAATACCTAATGCAGAATAAATACCCGCCCTATGACCTTGTGAAATGCTGCGACTCAAAACGTATATGGTGTCAGGACCAGGAGTCAAATTCAATATAATACCCGCAAGTAAGAACATCTCATAGTGAACAATTCCAAACATGATTATTCCTCCTTTATCACTTCTTTATTCGTTAGGACATTCGAATTATTACACTAACAGTATGCTTTCATAGATTCTCAAAACCAAACTGCTAATGGTAATAGTTAAACATCTAAATATAGAACTCCTGCCAAAGCAGCACAGATACCAACGACTGTACACAATTAGACGATTATTAGTATTTCGGATCATGGCACCACTGTTATTGAAAAACCTTACAGCACTAAAATTCAGCTAATCAATTTTCAACCGCATACCTTACCACTTCTTTAGCCAAAAGCAAGGTGGGATCAATAGGATTATAATCACCTTCCAGATGTTTAAATAGAAGGGGTATCTCTGTACAGCCCGCAATAAATGATCGTACCCCCATGTTGCAATACCTAGAAATCATATTGCTCATTTTGCCGAGTAATTGATTCTTTTCGATATACCCTGCCTTTACTTGCTCAATGGCGAGGGAAATCAACTTTTGCTCGTCAGTACTAGGAGTAAGGATTTTCAAACCTTTAACCGAAAATCCTTTTTGGTAAATTTCAGTTTTAACCGTAGCATCTGAAGCAAATAACATAATTTTCTCAGTCTTTTTACACCAATTTTTATGTTATCTTCACTGCAGCTAAAGCTATGCATAGAATTTTGGGCTTCTTTATATAAACTCACAAATCTCTCGGCATAATTGATCATCATGATACCAGCATCGTTAAGGTCAATCTCTTTCCCGTTCTCTTGAATAACTGCACATGGAAAGCATCTTCCAAACTGCAAATCTGCGCTGTTATAGCAGGCTGCGAAAAACTAAGCTGTTCCGCCGCCTTTGTAATATTTAAAAGTTTAGCCACTAGAAGAAATGTTTTGAATAGCTTAATTTCCAGACGTACCACCTCACCTTCGTTAATAAAATCAGCCAACCTGGATTTTGATAATTCTGTCGTCTTTTAATTTTTTTGATCATCTTGTATGGACATTGCAGCCAGATCTTTTCTGGTTATAACATCCAGGGAAATTAGGACAGATTATTGGAATAATATTATCAAACAATCCTGGCGGGGTGATATATTTGTTGCTAGATCAATTTCTTAGTCATCAAAAGTTCCCAAGAATCCTAATCCTTCGTTTAAGTTCTATTGGTGATGTCCTGCAGGCTTCCCCCGTCGCTCGTGAACTCCGAAAGGCTTTCCCTTCTGCATATATATCTTGGCTGATAGAGTCGAAATCACAAGAAGTCATTCAAGATAATAGTAATCTTGACAGCGTTTTTGTGTGGCCCCGCAAGGAGTGGAACGCCGAGGCTAAAAAAACAGGTGACTATCATGCTTTAGTCAGAAAAAATCTGGCCTTCGTTAAGCAAATACGAAAGGAGAAGTTTCAGATCAGTATTGATCTGCACGGAATGTTTAGAAGTGGGTTACTAGGTTATCTCAGCGGTGCTAAATACCGACTATGTTTACCCAACTCTCGGGAGTATGCCGAACACTTTGCTAATGTTAAAGTAAAGACTGGAAATTTTCCTACCGTGTTCTCACGGTATTTGAGTGTTCTAAAAGAATTCGGCATTCATAGAACTGAGCCCGAAATGGAGATGCAGATTTCATTATGCGACGAACGATTTGCTATGGAATTTATGGCGAATTACGGCCTTAAGAAGAAAGGTTTCTTTATACTTAATCCTGCGACAAGTCAGCCAAATAAATGCTGGTCTACAGATAAATTCGCAAAGTTAGGAGATATGCTGGTGGACACATACCAGTTGCCAATACTACTCCTTGGTGCTAAAAGCGATCGCCCTCTTACTAAAAAGATAGTAGATGGAATGAGACACAAACCCATCGATGCTACCGGGTTAGTTAATCTAAAGCAGCTGGGAGCCATAACAAAGCAAGCACGTACATTTATCTCCGGTGATACAGGCCCACTCTATATCGCTCAAGCGGTGGGAACACCTACTGTTGCTATATTTGGGCCAACTAATGCCAACTATTATAGCTTAGAAAAGAAAAATCATATTTTCATTCAGGGAAGGGATGCATGCACGAATAATGTAACTATTATTGAACTTTATCGTGCCGTAAGACAGTTAATGCCTTAAAAGTATTTTACTAACTCACTTTCGCTGAGAAAAAAGAGATGACATTTCATCGATAGTTAAGGACCTGTTTGACAAAACCCTGCCGAAAATGTTGAACGCCGAGACTAAGCTACTTTACAGGAGTTTGTCATATATTATATTCCTTTAAATATTCTCGCTATTACGCTAGCGGTGTGACTAATATCGTCTTTCTCTATGCCGTGATGGGTAACAAAACGTATGCTGTACTCTCCAAATACAGCAACCTTAATTCCCTGCTCTCCTAATGATGCTGCCGCCTGCTTGGCCGTAATACCGAATGGAGAAACATCTCCGATAACAATATTGTTTGAACTGTTTTTATATCGATATCCATTCCAATGATACGTCATCACCAACTTCGGCTTGGTACATGGCTTGCCGCATTTCCGAAGTAGGCTTGGTTACTGTATCACTACGTAAATCAACAATTTTCAAAGCAATTCCCCCAATTAAATCTTGTATATACTATCTTCATTCTCGTTCTTCTTTGAAATTCTTTAGTTCTTTCCAATCCTGTTCAATATTTTCACGCATTTTCTTTAATAATCGAAAAACAGCTTCTCTTTCTTCTAAATTAAATCCATGAAAGCAGCTTTCAATATTCTGATTTTCTTCTTGAATAATATAGGAGTAAGCCTCCTTAGCTTTTGCTGACGGAAAAAGGTGCCACATCCGTTTATCATCATTACCACGTTCTCTTTGCACATAGTTCTCATCCATCAGCTTTTGAACCGCCTTGGTTGTTGTTGCTTTGTCCACTTTCAATATATTAGAAAGTTCAACCAGATTAACACCAGGGCACTCGCAAATACGAGTCAGGAAAATAAATTGCCCTCTTTGTAATTTTATTTCTCGGAATTTTATATCACTAATGGACTGAATGCAGCGTGCGAGCATCCCAACTTCCCGTAAGACCTCATTGTTCAATATGTTAATCAGTCATTCCCCCTTTAGGAAATTAAATTTCAATAGCTATAACATATATTTTTTTAGTTGAAATGTCAACTTCTATGCAGCTTATGGAGTCTTTCTTCCGGCAAAATAAAAATAGCCTAAACCCTAATAATAAAGGATTCAAGCTATTAACATCATGGGATCAAACCGATATTAAGACATTGAAGTTACAATACGGGTAAGATCATCTCCAGAAATAGCTTCCTTCTCTTTTAAAAACTGTGCAACTTCATGTAAAACCGCAATGTGTTCGGTTAGAATCTGCTTAGCTGTATTTTGTGCTTCATCCAGCAACCGATGAATTTCTTGATCGATATGTAAAATGGTGGCAGGGCTTAAGTCCTCTCGTCCTGAAACACCACTTCTTAAGTAGGTTCCTGTAGTATTCGCATAACGAACCGGTCCTAGCTTTAGGGACATCCCGAACTCAGTAATCATACGCCGTGCCATTTCTGTCGCACGTTCAAGGTCGTTGGAAGCACCAGTAGAGGCTTCCTGAAAAACAATGAGTTCTGCCGCCCTTCCGCCAAGCATTACGGCGATACGTGCCTTAAGTTCATTCTCTCCGATAAGATAGCGATCTTCTTCCGGCATCTGCATGGTATAGCCCAGCGCACCTTTTGCAGTTGGGATAATGCTGATTTTGTGAACTGGGTCGGTTCCAGGAAGATAATAAGCAGTAAGTGCGTGGCCGACCTCATGATAAGAAACTTTAGACCGAATCGCATCAGAAAGGGGCGTTTTTCGCTGCAGCCCGGCTACAACCCGCTCGATAGCTAAATCAAAATCAGCCATAGAAATTGTCTTAGCCCCTTGCCGGATGGCTAGTAAGGCAGCTTCATTGGCAAGATTGGCTAATTCCGCTCCTGAAAAACCGGCTGTTATCTTAGCGAGACGTTCGAGATTTACATCATCGCCAAGGGGCATGCTGCGAGTATGAATGGTTAGAATTTCAAGACGACCTGGCTCAGTAGGTAAATTTACTTGAATCTGTCGGTCAAAACGGCCTGGTCGTATCAATGCAGCATCCAGGATTTCCGGCCGATTGGTGGCTGCCATGATGACCACACCAGAATTAGCCGCAAATCCGTCCATTTCCGCCAACAACTGATTCAGAGTATTTTCCTGTTCGCTGTTTCCGCCTATCCCTGCTACACTCGTCCGTGCTTGTCCAATGGCATCAATTTCGTCAATAAAGATAATACAGGGAGCCTTCTTTTGTGCCTGTTCGAAAAGATCTCGTACCCTTGCAGCTCCTACCCCGACAAACATTTCAACAAAACTTGAACCGGTAAGAAAGAAAAATGGAACTTCCGCCTCTCCCGCTGTCGCCTTAGCAAGAAGCGTTTTTCCTGTTCCAGGTGAACCAGCAAGAAGCACCCCTTTGGGCAGCTTCGCTCCCATTTTGCTAAACTTCTCTGGATTTTTCAGATATTCAATGATTTCCCGCAATTCAACTTCTGCTTCGCCGACCCCGCCGACATCACTGAATTTAATACCAATCATTTCTCCGCTAATCTCATGCGCTTTACTTTTTCCGAGAGACATGGCGTTAGGCCCCCCGCCTCCCATCCGCTTAAAAATGAAGTACCAGATTAAGAATAAAGGTAGTAGGGGCAGAATAAAACCAAATAGGGTTGAAAGCAAACCTTTCGTTGGAGCTTGAGCCGAAAAAGCTACTCCCGAGGCAATCAGGCGATCCACCAAGTCTGGATCAGTGACTGCCACAACATTAGCGGAAGTTTCTTTTTGATTTTCCGTGGCTTTCAACGTAAAAACAATACGGTCGCCACTCAAAATAACCTCATTAATCTTGTTCTCCTTTAAATCCTGGAGGAAAACATTGTAGCTGACCTCTGTTTCGCGGATAATGAATGGTTTATAAACAAGATCGTTAAAGAGCCAAGTTGCCAGCATGGCGATAATAAGATACCCTGCGGAAAAACTTCGTTGTTTGTTATCCATATGATCCTCCTTTTGGACTTTTCTTATTATCATGTACATGATCGGGGGAAATTATGATTTATTGGGCAAGACTAAAAACCCGCAAAATTCGCGGGTTTAATCAGATTCAACTTGTAATTGTATGAGTCACTGCCAGCCCAGACTATCTATTGGCACAGATATTAGCATGATTGGTTTGTTAAAATAAGTGGTCCATTACTCGTAATAGCAATCGTATGTTCATATTGAGCGGAAAGCTTACCATCAACCGTTCTGGCAGTCCACTCATTCTCATCAATTTTACATTGCCACACACCAGCATTGACCATTGGCTCTATTGTTATCACCATACCTTCTTCTAATCGAATACCTTTACCAGCTTTACCGTAATGAGGGATAGAAGGCTCTTCATGCATATGCGGTCCGACACCATGCCCTGTAAAATCTCTCACAACAGAGAATCCTTCCTTTTCAACAAAGGTTTGAATTGCGTATCCAATATCTCCCACCCGGTTACCAATCTGTACTTGTTCAATACCTTTGTATAAAGACTCTTTAGTGACTGTAAGCAGATGCAGTGCTTTATCTGAGATCGTACCAACTGCATAGCTCCAAGCGGAATCAGCAAGCGCACCATTATAATTAACCACCATATCAATTGTTATAATATCGCCATTTCTAAGTGGTTTCTTATTCGGAAACCCATGGCAAATCTCATCATTAACAGAAGCACAAATCGCATAGGGATATCCCCGATATCCTCTTTGCTCAGGTGTAGCTCTCCATGTGGCTAAATAATCTTCAACGAAGGTATTGATTTCTAAGGTACGAATACCAGGCCTAATAATTTTCTGAATTTCTTTATGACAAGAAGCCAAAATTTCACCTGCTTCCTGCATCATTTTAATTTCTCGTTCACTTTTTAGCACAATCATGCGTAAACCCCCAGTTCTTTACTGCGATTAAAAACCTTA
Proteins encoded in this window:
- a CDS encoding NIPSNAP family protein yields the protein MVTCYLRYIIDPYKVAEFEEYGKMWIPLVNKLGGVHHGYFLPHEGANNVAYALFSFSSLAEYERYREIIKTDDACKIAFDFAETTRCILSYERSFLKPVFK
- a CDS encoding Lrp/AsnC family transcriptional regulator, producing the protein MDQIDNEIIKMLEQNGRVSHEEIAKRLHLSRPAIHKRVEKLEQEGIITGYKALIDWRKVTPCIRCLLFLKINGSYFAKIADEIAGMDMDGVVIEECHRLAGEWCVLIKTRISSPEDATKILDRVWNFDGIIETSTTFVIDTVL
- a CDS encoding LysE family translocator, which produces MFGIVHYEMFLLAGIILNLTPGPDTIYVLSRSISQGHRAGIYSALGISTGGLVHTLLAALGLSVILAQSYFIFTIIKIAGACYLAYLGITTLLAKDSTLVSSNGEAMSNQDLYLQGLLTSVLNPKVALFFLSFLPQFIVLENSYGILPFILLGVTFVTTGTLWCLLLVFFSSGMTNFLRQRSRATHMMNKVCGGIYLLLGVKILTVER
- a CDS encoding aspartate/glutamate racemase family protein; this translates as MLFASDATVKTEIYQKGFSVKGLKILTPSTDEQKLISLAIEQVKAGYIEKNQLLGKMSNMISRYCNMGVRSFIAGCTEIPLLFKHLEGDYNPIDPTLLLAKEVVRYAVEN
- a CDS encoding helix-turn-helix domain-containing protein, which produces MADFINEGEVVRLEIKLFKTFLLVAKLLNITKAAEQLSFSQPAITAQICSLEDAFHVQLFKRTGKRLTLTMLVS
- a CDS encoding glycosyltransferase family 9 protein gives rise to the protein MLDQFLSHQKFPRILILRLSSIGDVLQASPVARELRKAFPSAYISWLIESKSQEVIQDNSNLDSVFVWPRKEWNAEAKKTGDYHALVRKNLAFVKQIRKEKFQISIDLHGMFRSGLLGYLSGAKYRLCLPNSREYAEHFANVKVKTGNFPTVFSRYLSVLKEFGIHRTEPEMEMQISLCDERFAMEFMANYGLKKKGFFILNPATSQPNKCWSTDKFAKLGDMLVDTYQLPILLLGAKSDRPLTKKIVDGMRHKPIDATGLVNLKQLGAITKQARTFISGDTGPLYIAQAVGTPTVAIFGPTNANYYSLEKKNHIFIQGRDACTNNVTIIELYRAVRQLMP
- a CDS encoding beta-eliminating lyase-related protein, whose translation is MKIVDLRSDTVTKPTSEMRQAMYQAEVGDDVSLEWISI
- a CDS encoding MarR family winged helix-turn-helix transcriptional regulator, producing the protein MNNEVLREVGMLARCIQSISDIKFREIKLQRGQFIFLTRICECPGVNLVELSNILKVDKATTTKAVQKLMDENYVQRERGNDDKRMWHLFPSAKAKEAYSYIIQEENQNIESCFHGFNLEEREAVFRLLKKMRENIEQDWKELKNFKEERE
- the ftsH gene encoding ATP-dependent zinc metalloprotease FtsH, which translates into the protein MDNKQRSFSAGYLIIAMLATWLFNDLVYKPFIIRETEVSYNVFLQDLKENKINEVILSGDRIVFTLKATENQKETSANVVAVTDPDLVDRLIASGVAFSAQAPTKGLLSTLFGFILPLLPLFLIWYFIFKRMGGGGPNAMSLGKSKAHEISGEMIGIKFSDVGGVGEAEVELREIIEYLKNPEKFSKMGAKLPKGVLLAGSPGTGKTLLAKATAGEAEVPFFFLTGSSFVEMFVGVGAARVRDLFEQAQKKAPCIIFIDEIDAIGQARTSVAGIGGNSEQENTLNQLLAEMDGFAANSGVVIMAATNRPEILDAALIRPGRFDRQIQVNLPTEPGRLEILTIHTRSMPLGDDVNLERLAKITAGFSGAELANLANEAALLAIRQGAKTISMADFDLAIERVVAGLQRKTPLSDAIRSKVSYHEVGHALTAYYLPGTDPVHKISIIPTAKGALGYTMQMPEEDRYLIGENELKARIAVMLGGRAAELIVFQEASTGASNDLERATEMARRMITEFGMSLKLGPVRYANTTGTYLRSGVSGREDLSPATILHIDQEIHRLLDEAQNTAKQILTEHIAVLHEVAQFLKEKEAISGDDLTRIVTSMS
- the map gene encoding type I methionyl aminopeptidase, encoding MIVLKSEREIKMMQEAGEILASCHKEIQKIIRPGIRTLEINTFVEDYLATWRATPEQRGYRGYPYAICASVNDEICHGFPNKKPLRNGDIITIDMVVNYNGALADSAWSYAVGTISDKALHLLTVTKESLYKGIEQVQIGNRVGDIGYAIQTFVEKEGFSVVRDFTGHGVGPHMHEEPSIPHYGKAGKGIRLEEGMVITIEPMVNAGVWQCKIDENEWTARTVDGKLSAQYEHTIAITSNGPLILTNQSC